One stretch of Mycolicibacterium fallax DNA includes these proteins:
- a CDS encoding Rv0361 family membrane protein yields the protein MSQPPGPQGSYPGQPPRAFDPNAPVEYPAEPPVSYGMPGAGGPVMPQMPPQPAMPPQPVAPGPQGWVAGYPAVMPPGGQPGMPGGWPYPGAPVPAEPGATEPAGKNRKKWFIVGATVLVIALVGGGIGIYQVFFSGARDRDAINTAAVEFTRAAAAGDAQQVRDLLCEQEAAAVPSINPPAGASVEPADDLQVVVGTVEVRDDVGSAAVTKGSDSDVTLYFRKESDKWTVCASAEDDFTAAK from the coding sequence GTGAGTCAACCCCCCGGCCCGCAGGGCAGCTATCCGGGCCAGCCGCCGCGGGCCTTCGACCCGAACGCTCCGGTGGAGTATCCGGCCGAGCCGCCGGTCAGCTACGGCATGCCCGGTGCCGGCGGGCCGGTGATGCCGCAGATGCCGCCGCAGCCCGCGATGCCGCCGCAGCCGGTGGCGCCGGGCCCGCAGGGCTGGGTGGCGGGGTACCCGGCGGTGATGCCGCCGGGTGGTCAGCCCGGCATGCCGGGTGGCTGGCCGTATCCCGGCGCGCCGGTGCCGGCGGAGCCGGGCGCCACCGAGCCGGCCGGCAAAAACCGCAAGAAGTGGTTCATCGTCGGGGCGACCGTGCTGGTCATCGCCCTGGTCGGCGGCGGCATCGGGATCTACCAGGTGTTCTTCTCCGGTGCCCGCGATCGCGACGCGATCAACACCGCCGCCGTGGAGTTCACCCGCGCCGCGGCCGCCGGGGACGCCCAGCAGGTGCGCGACCTGCTGTGCGAGCAGGAGGCCGCCGCGGTTCCCAGTATCAACCCGCCCGCCGGGGCGAGCGTCGAACCGGCCGATGACCTGCAGGTCGTCGTCGGAACCGTCGAGGTGCGCGACGACGTCGGATCGGCCGCGGTCACCAAGGGCTCGGACTCCGACGTGACGTTGTACTTCCGCAAGGAATCCGACAAGTGGACGGTCTGCGCGTCGGCGGAAGACGACTTCACCGCCGCCAAATAG
- a CDS encoding metal-dependent hydrolase yields the protein MLNVEDRAAQSRGGAPDHESIVLQARDVHYDWSDLPVHYIPGEPFVTHFCNVLHLLLPAGEEFFVEVFKQALPLIQDDQLRLDVQGFIGQEAMHSQTHADVVEHLRGQGLDMSRYTDQMRWLFEKMLGDRPRWSKRRQRTWLLERIALVSAIEHYTAILGEWILDTPQLDEVGAHPAMLDMLRWHGAEEVEHKAVAFDVMKHLKAGYFRQVRTQWLVTPLLLLLWIRGVRFMYSIDPELPAGTKARWRDWMIAARRGLVPGPLRFVRMVGAYYRPGFHPAQLGGIEQAVNYLSISPSARAAH from the coding sequence ATGCTCAACGTCGAGGATCGGGCTGCGCAGTCCCGGGGCGGCGCCCCGGATCACGAGTCGATCGTGTTGCAGGCCCGCGATGTGCACTACGACTGGTCGGACCTGCCGGTGCACTACATTCCCGGCGAGCCCTTCGTCACGCACTTCTGCAACGTGCTGCACCTGCTGCTGCCCGCCGGTGAGGAATTCTTCGTCGAGGTGTTCAAGCAGGCCCTGCCGCTGATCCAGGACGATCAGCTGCGGCTGGACGTGCAGGGCTTCATCGGCCAGGAGGCGATGCATTCGCAGACCCACGCCGACGTCGTCGAACACCTGCGCGGCCAGGGCCTGGACATGTCGCGCTACACCGACCAGATGCGCTGGCTGTTCGAGAAGATGCTCGGCGACCGCCCCCGCTGGAGCAAGCGCAGGCAGCGGACCTGGCTGCTGGAGCGCATCGCGCTGGTGTCCGCGATCGAGCACTACACCGCCATCCTCGGCGAGTGGATCCTGGACACCCCGCAGCTCGACGAGGTCGGCGCCCACCCGGCGATGCTGGACATGCTGCGCTGGCACGGCGCCGAAGAGGTCGAGCACAAGGCGGTCGCCTTCGACGTCATGAAGCACCTGAAGGCGGGCTACTTCCGGCAGGTGCGGACCCAATGGCTGGTCACCCCGCTGCTGCTGCTGCTGTGGATCCGCGGGGTGCGGTTCATGTACTCCATCGACCCGGAGCTGCCGGCGGGCACCAAGGCGCGCTGGCGGGACTGGATGATCGCCGCGCGCCGCGGGCTGGTCCCCGGACCGCTGCGGTTCGTCCGGATGGTCGGCGCCTACTACCGGCCCGGCTTCCATCCCGCCCAGCTCGGTGGGATCGAGCAGGCGGTCAACTACCTGTCCATCTCGCCGTCCGCGCGCGCCGCCCACTGA
- a CDS encoding SDR family oxidoreductase produces the protein MTSIESVTTVTASDGVTLAVHRYTEIDPARPTLLAVHGYPDNHHVWDGVAEALAEGDTAGAYTAGSYTAGAYNIVAFDVRGAGDSTEPAHRDGYRFPQLIADIGAVIDHLGVDKVHLLGHDWGSIQGWAAVTDPALMPRIASYTSISGPHLEYAGKFLRSGRTPAGLAAVGKQLLASGYIGFFLTPRVPEAVFGSRFGGRIIDTLDRIGRTSTRTRRAPAFRTKRDFTNGLNLYRANMPAPMVSPPAELPPTTVPVQVLVPRMDIFVTPALQRFTGAIPEGGRVVSIEGGHWVVTARPDVIAALTAEWIDRAEAGGTAAGAERATEPRRVAGSLALVTGAGSGIGRATAVELARQGARTVIVVDRDEDAAADTAAAVTAAGARAAAYRVDVTDEDAVKNLAAQVNSEHGVIDILINNAGIGMAGRFLETTAQNWEAILGVNLGGVLNCSRAFAEQMVTRGRGGSIINIASASAYLPSKSMVAYGTTKAAVLAFSESLRADLADDGIAVTAVCPGFVNTNIATSTVYAGMSAADQDRARAKADAAYRRRNYTPEATARAIVKAVRTAPAVLPVAPESRLGYAMRRISPGAIRLLARYDIRQS, from the coding sequence ATGACCAGCATTGAGTCCGTCACGACGGTGACGGCCAGCGATGGTGTCACGCTGGCCGTGCACCGCTACACCGAGATCGACCCGGCCCGCCCGACCCTGCTGGCCGTGCACGGCTACCCGGACAACCACCACGTCTGGGACGGTGTCGCCGAGGCGCTGGCCGAGGGGGACACCGCCGGGGCTTATACCGCCGGGTCCTACACCGCCGGGGCCTACAACATTGTGGCCTTCGACGTGCGCGGGGCCGGCGACTCCACCGAGCCGGCGCACCGGGACGGCTACCGTTTCCCGCAGCTGATCGCCGACATCGGCGCGGTCATCGACCACCTCGGCGTCGACAAGGTGCACCTGCTCGGGCACGACTGGGGCTCCATTCAGGGCTGGGCCGCGGTCACCGACCCGGCGCTGATGCCCCGGATTGCGTCCTACACCTCGATCTCCGGCCCGCACCTGGAGTACGCCGGCAAGTTCCTGCGGTCGGGGCGCACCCCGGCCGGGCTCGCCGCGGTCGGCAAACAGCTGCTGGCATCGGGCTACATCGGCTTCTTTCTCACCCCGCGGGTGCCCGAGGCGGTCTTCGGCTCCAGGTTCGGCGGCCGGATCATCGACACCTTGGACCGGATCGGCCGGACCAGCACCCGCACCCGGCGGGCCCCGGCGTTCCGCACCAAGCGGGATTTCACCAACGGGCTCAACCTGTACCGCGCCAACATGCCCGCCCCGATGGTGTCGCCGCCGGCCGAGCTGCCGCCGACCACGGTGCCGGTCCAGGTGCTGGTGCCGCGGATGGACATCTTTGTGACCCCGGCGCTGCAGCGGTTCACCGGCGCCATTCCCGAGGGCGGCCGGGTGGTGTCGATCGAGGGCGGCCACTGGGTCGTCACCGCGCGGCCCGACGTCATCGCCGCGCTGACCGCCGAATGGATCGACCGCGCCGAGGCGGGCGGCACCGCCGCGGGTGCCGAGCGGGCGACCGAGCCCCGCCGGGTGGCCGGCAGCCTGGCCCTGGTCACCGGGGCCGGCTCCGGCATCGGCCGGGCCACCGCGGTGGAACTGGCCCGCCAGGGCGCGCGCACCGTGATCGTCGTCGACCGCGACGAGGACGCCGCCGCCGACACCGCGGCCGCGGTAACCGCCGCGGGTGCCCGGGCGGCCGCCTACCGGGTCGACGTCACCGACGAGGACGCGGTGAAAAACCTTGCCGCACAGGTCAACTCCGAGCACGGCGTGATCGACATCCTGATCAACAACGCCGGCATTGGGATGGCCGGTCGATTCCTGGAGACCACCGCGCAGAACTGGGAGGCGATCCTCGGGGTGAACCTCGGCGGTGTGCTGAACTGCAGCCGCGCGTTCGCCGAGCAGATGGTCACCCGCGGGCGCGGCGGCAGCATCATCAACATCGCGTCGGCCTCGGCGTACCTGCCGTCGAAATCGATGGTCGCCTACGGCACCACCAAGGCCGCGGTGTTGGCATTCAGCGAATCGCTGCGCGCCGACCTGGCCGACGACGGCATCGCCGTCACCGCGGTGTGCCCGGGCTTCGTCAACACCAACATCGCCACCAGCACGGTCTACGCCGGGATGAGCGCCGCCGACCAGGACCGCGCCCGGGCCAAGGCCGACGCCGCCTACCGGCGCCGCAACTACACCCCGGAGGCCACCGCCCGGGCGATCGTCAAGGCCGTGCGGACCGCGCCGGCGGTGCTTCCGGTCGCGCCGGAATCCCGGCTCGGCTACGCGATGCGACGGATCAGCCCCGGCGCGATCCGGCTGCTGGCCCGCTACGACATTCGGCAGAGCTGA
- a CDS encoding PDR/VanB family oxidoreductase → MSESLWQSRPADLYGRRKRDRLVTVFWGLSRLFSVIVAASRWTPAKVVPVRRTIDAVITERVELTPDVVALTLVDPDGGLLPAWTPGAHIDVRLPSGRVRQYSLSGPPGRRTEYRIAVRRIPDGGGGSVEMHGLALGDTLSFEGPRNAFHLGSGESDLLFVIGGIGVTPILPMIRQAQAAGMNWRAVYAGRSREYMPLLDEVLAVAPDRVTVWADDERGGFADVADLLADAGPRTAVYVCGPSAMLDGVRIARDENADAPLHYERFSAAPVVDGVPFELELARSGRVLTVPADRSALAVLLDDDPTTPYSCQQGFCGTCRVGVRAGSVQRHGRTAEADDEMLVCVSRSGGERIVIDR, encoded by the coding sequence GTGTCCGAAAGTTTGTGGCAGTCCCGGCCGGCGGATCTGTACGGCCGGCGCAAGAGGGACCGGCTCGTCACCGTTTTCTGGGGCCTGAGCCGGCTGTTCAGCGTGATCGTCGCCGCGTCGCGGTGGACCCCGGCGAAGGTGGTGCCGGTGCGCCGGACCATCGACGCGGTCATCACCGAAAGGGTCGAACTCACCCCCGACGTCGTCGCGCTGACCCTGGTCGACCCCGACGGCGGGTTGCTGCCGGCCTGGACCCCGGGGGCACACATCGATGTGCGGCTGCCCTCGGGGCGGGTCCGGCAGTACTCGCTGAGCGGTCCGCCCGGGCGACGCACCGAATACCGCATCGCGGTGCGGCGGATCCCCGACGGCGGTGGCGGCTCGGTGGAGATGCACGGCCTGGCCCTCGGTGACACGCTGAGCTTCGAGGGGCCGCGCAACGCGTTCCACCTCGGCTCGGGGGAGTCGGACCTGCTGTTCGTCATCGGCGGTATCGGCGTCACCCCCATCCTGCCGATGATCCGGCAGGCGCAGGCGGCCGGAATGAACTGGCGCGCAGTGTATGCCGGCCGCAGCCGGGAGTACATGCCGCTGTTGGACGAGGTGCTCGCGGTGGCGCCGGACCGGGTCACGGTGTGGGCCGACGATGAGCGCGGCGGGTTCGCCGACGTGGCGGATCTGCTCGCCGATGCCGGCCCGCGGACCGCGGTGTACGTCTGCGGGCCGTCGGCGATGCTCGACGGGGTGCGGATCGCCCGCGACGAAAACGCCGACGCCCCACTGCACTACGAGCGGTTCTCCGCCGCGCCGGTGGTCGACGGGGTGCCCTTCGAACTGGAACTGGCCCGCTCGGGCCGGGTGCTGACCGTCCCGGCGGACCGCTCCGCGCTTGCGGTGCTGCTCGACGACGACCCGACCACCCCGTACTCGTGTCAGCAGGGCTTCTGCGGCACCTGCCGGGTCGGGGTGCGCGCCGGGAGCGTGCAGCGGCACGGCCGCACCGCCGAGGCCGACGACGAGATGCTGGTCTGCGTGTCCCGCAGCGGCGGCGAGCGGATCGTCATCGACCGCTGA
- a CDS encoding MMPL/RND family transporter has product MTATETTPTRASRAIHRMAVPILLFWVALAALTNLTQPRLEVVAHEHNVTMSPSDAPSLRAMKRIGEVFGEFDSDSAAMIVLEGGEPLGDAARDYYRTLVRQLSADTRHVQHVQDFWGDPLTAAGVQSSDGLATYLQVYLAGDQGQALSSESVDAVRDLVANLPAPEGLDVYVTGPAPLLTDQFGVGTKGTVKVTLITLLVIATMLLIVYRSVGTVILVLLTVLLQLLAARGVIALLADAGIIGLSVYATNLLTLLVIAAGTDYSIFFLGRYQEARDAGQDRSAAFHTMYRGTAHVILGSGLTIAGAVACLNFTRLPYFHSLGVPVTTAILVALAAALTMTPAVIVLAGRLGVGDPKRALRTRGWRRIGTAIVRWPGPILTVTGALALIGLLALSGYRTDYDIGGYIPATAPANIGYAAAERHFSPARLNPDLLLIESDHDMRNPADMLVLDRIARAIFHQPGIARVQTITRPLGTPIEHASLPFQASMQNTGQVMNLSYQRDRAADLLRQADELGKSIAVLKQQYTLQQQLADTTRNQAGQLNKTAATAGDLRDKIADLDDFLRPIRNYFYWEPHCATIPACAAVRSMFDALDNVDRLSGQLSDVGQTLDTLAALQPQLVALIPQQIASQEANRKLVLNNYATMSGINDQATAMTDNATAMGRAFDAARIDDFFYLPPEAFDNPDFRRGLAMFLSADGHAARMIITREHDPATPEAIAQVEPIKDAAREAIKGTSLHGATIALAGTAASYQDIEIGAGYDLLIAAVSALSLILLIMMFVTRSLVAALVIVGTVALSLGASFGLSVLVWQHLFGVPLYWIVLPLAIIVLLGVGSDYNLLLISRLREEISAGVNTGIIRAMAGSGSVVTAAGLVFAATMSSFVFSELRVLGQIGTTIGLGLLFDTLIVRAFMTPSIAALLGRWFWWPQRIRPRPASVMLRPYGSRPLVRRFLLPAPDRQ; this is encoded by the coding sequence ATGACCGCCACCGAGACGACCCCGACCCGGGCATCGCGGGCGATCCACCGGATGGCGGTGCCGATCCTGCTGTTCTGGGTGGCGCTGGCGGCGCTCACCAACCTCACCCAGCCGCGGCTGGAGGTGGTGGCCCACGAACACAACGTGACCATGAGCCCGTCCGACGCGCCGTCGCTGCGGGCGATGAAACGCATCGGCGAGGTGTTCGGCGAATTCGATTCCGACAGCGCCGCGATGATCGTCCTGGAGGGCGGCGAACCGCTCGGCGACGCCGCCCGCGACTACTACCGCACCCTGGTTCGGCAGCTGTCCGCCGACACCCGCCACGTCCAGCACGTCCAGGACTTCTGGGGCGATCCGCTGACCGCCGCCGGGGTGCAGAGCAGCGACGGCCTGGCCACCTACCTGCAGGTGTATCTGGCCGGCGATCAGGGCCAGGCGCTGTCCAGCGAATCGGTGGACGCCGTCCGCGACCTGGTCGCGAACCTGCCGGCCCCCGAGGGCCTCGACGTCTACGTCACCGGCCCGGCACCGCTGCTGACCGACCAGTTCGGGGTCGGCACCAAGGGCACCGTCAAGGTCACCCTGATCACGCTGCTGGTGATCGCGACAATGCTGCTGATCGTCTACCGCTCGGTGGGCACCGTGATCCTGGTGCTGCTGACGGTACTGCTCCAGCTGCTGGCCGCCCGCGGCGTCATCGCACTGCTCGCCGACGCGGGGATCATCGGCCTGTCGGTGTACGCCACCAACCTGCTGACCCTGCTGGTCATCGCGGCGGGCACCGACTATTCGATCTTCTTCCTCGGCCGCTACCAGGAGGCCCGCGACGCCGGGCAGGACCGGTCCGCGGCCTTTCACACCATGTACCGCGGCACCGCGCACGTCATCCTCGGCTCCGGGCTGACCATCGCCGGCGCGGTCGCCTGCCTCAACTTCACCCGGCTGCCCTACTTCCACAGCCTGGGCGTGCCGGTCACCACCGCCATCCTGGTCGCGCTGGCCGCCGCCCTGACCATGACCCCCGCCGTCATCGTGCTGGCCGGCCGGCTCGGCGTCGGCGACCCCAAACGCGCGCTGCGCACCCGCGGCTGGCGGCGGATCGGCACCGCGATCGTCCGCTGGCCCGGCCCGATCCTCACCGTGACCGGCGCGCTGGCCCTGATCGGCCTGCTCGCGCTGTCGGGCTACCGCACCGACTACGACATCGGCGGCTACATCCCGGCGACCGCCCCGGCCAACATCGGCTACGCGGCCGCCGAACGGCACTTCTCCCCCGCCCGGCTCAACCCCGATCTGCTGCTCATCGAGTCCGACCACGACATGCGCAACCCGGCCGACATGCTGGTCCTGGACCGGATCGCCCGGGCGATCTTCCATCAGCCCGGGATCGCCCGGGTGCAGACCATCACCCGGCCGCTGGGCACCCCGATCGAGCACGCCTCCCTGCCGTTCCAGGCCAGCATGCAGAACACCGGCCAGGTGATGAACCTGAGCTACCAGCGGGACCGGGCCGCCGACCTGCTCCGGCAGGCCGACGAGCTGGGCAAGTCCATCGCGGTGCTCAAGCAGCAGTACACGCTGCAGCAGCAACTCGCCGACACCACCCGCAATCAGGCCGGTCAGCTGAACAAGACCGCCGCCACCGCGGGCGATCTGCGCGACAAGATCGCCGACCTCGACGACTTCCTGCGACCGATCCGCAACTATTTCTACTGGGAGCCGCACTGCGCCACCATCCCGGCGTGCGCCGCGGTGCGGTCGATGTTCGACGCCCTGGACAACGTCGACCGGCTCAGCGGCCAGTTGAGCGACGTCGGGCAGACCCTGGACACCCTGGCCGCGCTGCAACCCCAGCTGGTGGCGCTGATCCCCCAGCAGATCGCCAGCCAAGAAGCCAATCGCAAGCTGGTGCTGAACAACTACGCCACCATGTCCGGCATCAACGACCAGGCGACGGCAATGACCGACAACGCGACCGCGATGGGCCGGGCCTTCGACGCCGCCCGCATCGACGACTTCTTCTACCTGCCGCCGGAAGCCTTTGACAATCCCGATTTCCGGCGCGGCCTGGCGATGTTCCTGTCCGCCGACGGCCACGCCGCCCGGATGATCATCACCCGCGAGCACGACCCCGCCACACCGGAGGCGATCGCGCAGGTCGAGCCGATCAAGGACGCGGCCCGCGAGGCGATCAAGGGCACCAGCCTGCACGGCGCGACCATCGCGCTGGCCGGCACCGCCGCGAGTTACCAGGACATCGAGATCGGTGCGGGCTATGACCTGCTGATCGCCGCGGTCTCCGCGCTCAGCCTGATCCTGCTGATCATGATGTTCGTGACCCGCTCGCTGGTGGCCGCGCTGGTCATCGTCGGCACGGTGGCGCTGTCGCTGGGCGCATCGTTCGGCCTGTCGGTGCTGGTCTGGCAGCACCTGTTCGGGGTGCCGCTGTACTGGATCGTGCTGCCGCTGGCGATCATCGTGCTGCTGGGGGTGGGCTCGGATTACAACCTGCTGCTGATCTCCCGGCTGCGGGAGGAGATCTCCGCCGGGGTGAACACCGGGATCATCCGCGCGATGGCCGGCTCGGGGTCGGTGGTGACCGCCGCGGGCCTGGTGTTCGCGGCCACCATGTCCTCGTTCGTGTTCAGCGAGCTGCGGGTGCTCGGCCAGATCGGCACCACCATTGGACTCGGCCTGCTGTTCGACACCCTCATCGTGCGGGCGTTCATGACGCCGAGCATCGCGGCCCTGCTCGGCCGCTGGTTCTGGTGGCCGCAACGGATCCGGCCCCGGCCCGCCAGCGTGATGCTGCGGCCCTACGGCTCCCGGCCGCTGGTGCGCAGATTCCTGCTGCCCGCGCCGGATCGCCAGTGA
- a CDS encoding MmpS family transport accessory protein, with protein MSRVLAGHWMLLVTVVVVAVAGFTVHRLHALSERHTAAAAPAPPEDIRPFNPKHVVLEVFGAPGAVATINYLDADATVAQVRDAPLPWSHLITSTAPAVLANLVAQGDGDVIGCRITVNGVVKDERTVSKVSAYTYCLDKAA; from the coding sequence ATCAGCCGCGTACTCGCCGGTCACTGGATGCTGCTGGTCACCGTGGTGGTGGTCGCGGTCGCCGGGTTCACCGTGCACCGACTGCACGCGCTGTCCGAACGGCACACCGCGGCCGCCGCCCCGGCGCCGCCCGAAGACATCCGGCCGTTCAACCCCAAGCACGTGGTGCTGGAGGTCTTCGGTGCCCCCGGCGCGGTGGCGACCATCAACTACCTCGACGCCGACGCCACCGTCGCGCAGGTCCGGGATGCACCGCTGCCCTGGTCGCACCTGATCACCTCGACCGCGCCGGCGGTGCTGGCGAACCTGGTCGCCCAGGGCGACGGCGACGTCATCGGCTGCCGGATCACCGTCAACGGCGTCGTCAAGGATGAGCGGACGGTCAGCAAGGTCAGTGCGTACACCTACTGCCTGGACAAGGCCGCATGA
- a CDS encoding TetR/AcrR family transcriptional regulator → MLDDDGTAPASHWSPREIELLSTTVELLRQNGYDGLTVDAVASAARASKATVYRRWPSKSELVSAAFAEAVRPGPAPAPTGSLRDDLIQLGDLICQNAGAHMATIRAVLVEVSRNPGLNQELQRHFVDQRRALMHQILQRAVERGEIAADAVHDELWDLLPGYLAFRFLIPGDPPTAQTVRALVDDIIVPSLLPRAQ, encoded by the coding sequence ATGCTCGACGATGACGGCACGGCACCCGCCTCGCACTGGTCTCCCCGAGAGATCGAGTTGCTGAGCACCACCGTGGAGTTGCTGCGACAGAACGGCTACGACGGGCTCACCGTGGACGCGGTGGCGTCGGCCGCGCGGGCCAGCAAGGCCACCGTGTACCGGCGCTGGCCGTCGAAGTCCGAGCTGGTCTCGGCGGCCTTCGCCGAAGCCGTCCGGCCCGGTCCGGCGCCCGCCCCGACCGGTTCGCTGCGCGATGACCTGATCCAGCTGGGCGATCTGATCTGCCAGAACGCCGGCGCCCACATGGCCACCATCCGCGCCGTGCTGGTCGAGGTGTCCCGAAATCCCGGGCTCAACCAGGAACTGCAGCGGCACTTCGTCGACCAGCGCCGGGCGCTGATGCACCAGATCCTGCAGCGCGCGGTGGAGCGCGGCGAGATCGCCGCCGACGCCGTACACGACGAGCTGTGGGACCTGCTGCCGGGATACCTGGCGTTCCGTTTCCTGATCCCGGGTGATCCGCCCACCGCGCAGACGGTGCGGGCGCTGGTGGACGACATCATCGTGCCCAGCCTGCTGCCCCGGGCGCAGTGA